The Candidatus Firestonebacteria bacterium RIFOXYD2_FULL_39_29 genomic interval GACAGAAGTTCGGAGGTTTTCATGACGGTATAACCGGCCCCGCCCAGCTCTTTCTGAAGCTCTGAAAGAACCTCGTCTTCCTTTCCTTCGCCTGTCCTTATTAAAAAATAATTACACCCGCCGGTACTGCCGTACATTTTAATAAAATTCTCTTCCGACACCAAAAGAACTCCGGCGAATATACTTCCGGACAATGCGCCGTTCACTTTTACTTTATTTTCACCATCAACAAGAAGTTCATCACCTATTTTTTTATGCAATATCCATTCAAGACTGTTCGCATCGGCATAGACAGGAAAGGCGCCATTATTATCCCGCCCCTTTAGTCCTGCCCAGGGAGTTTCTCCGGGTTTTATCTTTCCATAAGAGGAAAAGATAAATCCTTGTTCATTTAATATTTTTTCCGGAAGGCCCAGCACTCCGGGTTGCCCCGGTTGATTTATATTCAGACAGCTGATATCATCCCCTTCTCTGCTCTGACGGCAGCCTACAAACGCTGCATCATTCCAAATTGGAGAGTTAAAAGAGGAAAAGCCGTTCTTTTTTCTTCCCTCCGGAGTGTTAAGATCTCCAAACATTGATACAGAAGATCTGGCAAGTAAATTATACCCGCCGGCTCCGGAACTCTTATCCAGTGTTTTAAAATTAAAAGTTTGAGGCCTGTTAACAGCCGTGATAATTATAATAAAAGCGGCGGCGGCAAAAAGACCGGCAGTAAGGAAACTTCTCTTTCCTGAATACAGTATCGACCTTAAAGCAAGGGTAATATAACTATTTACTTCCGTCCCGGAGACAATTCTTTTAGACTTAATTACTTTTTTTGCCAGCAATGCTTTGATATTTGCCTTTTTAAACAATACAACTCCCCACAGAATAGAAAACAGGGATAACGCAGAACCCAAGACTATTCCTGATATGATATCGCTTCTTTCAAGGTAAAGTTTAAAGCTATAACTCTCTCCGAGTAATGGCTTAAGAAAACTCAATACAAAACCTGCATAATATACACTAAGGGGCAGTGAAAACGCGCATCCTAACAGGACAATAAGGATTCCTTCTATTATATAGACAGCAAAAAGGGTCTTTGGAGCAAATCCCGAAGCCAGTAGGATTCCGGCTTCAGCGCCCCTTTTCTCCAGGAAGAGCCGGAACAAGAATGCAGTCAGACCTAAGGCTGAAAGGACAATTATAAAACTTAGGGAGACAAAAAGCATTGAGTAATCGGTAGAGCCTTCCGCGGCTTTCAAAGCCTCTTCTTTCAAGGATATAACTCTGATACCTGCATCCGTATAATTATAATTCTTCAGGAAGTTTCTTTTAAAAACTTCAATATCCCTCTCTTTAGTAAAAGTTACTTTACTGGAAGTCACCCCGGAATACTGCGGCGGCCAGAAGGATCGTGCCATTTCGAGTGAAACCAGAGCCTTGGGAGCGGTTTTATATTTATCCCAGTAAAGTTCATCTTTATTGCGGATCTTGTTCATATCAACAGGAAACGGGGATTTCCAATCAGCGATATTCCGGGAGTCGCTGACTCCTTCTAAAAAAGGAGCCCTAACAAGTTTTGCCATTTCTTCCGTTTTTAAGATCTCTTTAACAGTGGATACTTTATACTTTGTAATATACTCTCCGCCGGAGGTGATCTCAAAATACTCTGCCTTTAAAGTATCACCTTTCTTTGAGCCGGTATCTTCAGCCATCCAGTCACTCAAAACTATTTCATCATTACCAATACCTGTTAAACCTCCCACCACAGAATAAGGAGAGGTTCCATTAACATTATTTAGTATATAGAAGGAGACCGGAGAGAAATCTGCTTTTACTTGAGATGCAGTCTGACGCACCGCTTCAAGCGCTCCGGAGGTTAGTATAAGGTTGTCACTTTCAAGAAGAATGTTTTTCCCCGTAATGCTTAGTTTTATACCCAGATCAGAGAACGTCACAGCTTCTTTCAGCCGTTCTTCCCAGTATAACGCATAACCGGATTTGAGAAGCAATACGGTATTTATTAAATCATTTTTTTTCAGCTCTCTCTGAAGAAACTCCAAAGAGATGTAGATATTCCGGGGTTTAATAGTTTCATTTTTTAAATTAAAAATATCAGCCCTGGGATACTGTACCGTTCCAAGCACTTTCACAGAAAAAGACTGGATATTATCGGAAAGTTCCTTTTGTCCGAAAAGAGTCTCCACAGGCGCCGGCCCGGTTTTTCTTGTCTTTACGACGAGGAAATCGCCTGATTTAACCTTGAGTTCCCTCTGCAATACTTCACTAAGATAAACCTCCCTCCCTGATAGGGGATTAACTTCCGAGCCTATTCCGTATTTAAACCCGTTGCCCGTAATGCCGATAAGGTTAATTTCAGGTATTACCGCACCGTTTACCGGTTCAGTTACGGAAGCGGAAAGTATTAAGGCAGGCTGGGTAATAGTTTCATTTCCTGGGTCTTTTCTGAGCGAATACGCCAGATCTTTTGTAAAATACCCGTTTGATCGGACAACAGCTTCTACATTACCAAGACGCCCTATAGCAATATCTCTTAAATTGTTTTTAACGGACTTGCCAACCAAAAGAGAACCCGTAAGCGCTGCAATAGCAACAGCTGTCCCGAGAGAAATTACCAGGGCTGTCTTCCAATAATATCTCAGGCTTTGAAATGCAACTTTAAGAATACTCAATTTTTAACCTTTCTCAACAAACCGTTATCCAGATGGTAAATGCTTTCAAATTTTTCCGCAAGTTCTTGATTATGGGTCACCATTACCACAATAACCTTTTCCATCTTAGCCAATTTTAAAAATATATCAACTACTTTTTTTCCGTTGGCCGCATCCAGATTACCGGTAGGCTCATCACAGAGCAGAAGTTTCGGAGAATTTAGCATAGCTCTGGCAATTGCCACCCTTTGCTTTTCCCCTCCGGAAAGCCCGGAAGGAAATGAACCCGCTTTATCTTTTAAACCAAGCTTAGAAAGAAGTTCAACCCCTCGTGCTTTAAGCTCCCTTCCCTTTCCCTCCGGTATAGCCGGCAGTAAAACATTTTCAAGCGCGGTGCACTGCGGCAAAAGAAAATGCTCCTGAAAGATGAAACCTACAGATCTATTACGATAAGCGTATAACTCGGCCCCTTTCAAATTCAAAACATTTACACCGTCAAGAATGATCTCACCACTATCAGGATCCTCGATTCGTCCGATTATACTTAAAAGCGTGCTCTTCCCCGACCCCGAAGGTCCGGTAACTGCAAGAGTCTCTTCCGGCAGAGCATCAAATGAAATTTTCTTAAGTACCTTCAACTCCCCCGCCGCATTTTTGTAATTTTTACATATTCCTTTAACCTGCAAGCCACTCTTTTTTATCAACATAATTTATTACCTCCAAATACCCATTGTATATCATTATACAATAATACCTTCCCTTTTGGTACATTTCAGAAGTTCGTCTGTCCCCGTGTGACAGTCACACCGTGACTGTCACACTTTTGAGTATTATTGAAATTACAGTCAAAATAGTGGTATTATTGTCCTGCTCTACTAAAATAGGAGGCTTCATATGATAAGATTCACTTTGGTTTTGCTAATATCAGTGTTTTTCAATGCCCTTTCTTATGCTGAAACACCGTCCTGGCCGACATTCCAGGGGGTAAATCAAAAGAGTATCTGCCCGGAAACGGGACTGCTTAAAAGCTGGCCAAATGGCGGATTGGAACTGCTCTGGAAATTTGAGGACTGCGGGAAAGGTTATGCTTCCGTTACGATTTCCGACGGGATGATATTTACTGCGGGGGATATTTCAGGGGAAAACACGGTAATGGCGCTTGATATGGAAGGAAAACTTCTCTGGAAGCAAGCCACAGGTAAAGCCTGGAAAGCGGATTATCCCGGAACAAGAGGGACTCCTACCTATGATGATGGTATGACTTACCATCTTAGCGGAGCAGGAATGCTGGCGGCGCTAAATGCTAAAACAGGAAAACCTGTATGGTCTTTGGATCTTGTTAAAGAGTGCGGGGGCACCATCGGCAGCTGGGGACTTGCGGAATCCCTTCTTATAGACGGAAATAATATTCTCTGCATGCCGGGCGGGAAGGAAGCTATTGTCCTCGCTTTAGACAAAAAAACCGGAAAAAAGAAATGGGCCACAACCGGACTGGAAGACACTCCTTCCTACTGTACGCCGACTATAGTAAAAGTAGGAGCAGTAAGACAGCTCCTCACCATGAGCGCAAAATACGCTCTCGGAATAAATGCTGATACGGGAAAACTAATCTGGAAATTTTTCTACGAAACCGGATGCGATGTCCATGCTACCACTCCGCTTTATAAAAACGGTTCTATTTTCATTACCAGCAATTACGGCAAGGATTCCAAACTCCTGAAGCTTTCTAAAGACGGTACTTCCGTAAAAGAAGTCTGGTCAACTCATGCTATGGAAAACCATCACGGAGGAGTGGTCTTAATTGACGGTTATATTTACGGGGCCGGAGCCAACGTATGGTCCTGTATAAATTTTGAAAACGGGAAAACCTCCTGGAAAGTTAGAGAAGGCAAAGGTTCAATTCTTTACGCGGATAAAATGCTTTACCTGCTTAATGAGAGCGGAAAACTGGTACTTATCGAGGCAACGCCCAAAGCATACAAAGAGATCAGCTCTTTTGAACTCCCGAAAGCAAGTAAAGACACCTTTTGGGCGCACCCTGTTATCTGTGACGGAAAACTTTATATCAGACATGCGAATATGCTTTATACTTATGATGTAAAAGGGAAATAGGAAAAGCATAAAACTCTAAACTCGAAATTCGAAACAAATTCGAAAAAGAACAAAAAAAGAAGCAAAAATTAAATATTTCTGTTTCATTCTTTCAGCTTTTTCGGGTTTCAAAGGGAGGCTTTAAATGGTAAAAAGTATTTTGACTACAGCGCTATTTTCAACTGTACTGCTCTTTTCGGTTTGCGGGGCGGAAACGGCTTTTTGGCCGGCGTTCAACGGCACAAATCACGATAACATATCAGCTGACAAAGGTCTGCTAAAAATCTGGCCGCCGGAAGGCCCAAAACTTCTCTGGAAATTTGACAAGTGCGGAAAGGGATATGCTACCGTTATGGTTGTAGATAACCTAATTTATACGGCAGGTGACTCAAAAAGTAAGACTTTTATTACAGCTTTTGAGATGAACGGCAAAATGTTATGGCAGGTCGAAAATGGAAAGGCCTGGACAGGGGCTTACCCCGGAACAAGAAGTACTCCCGTTTACAGTGACGGAATGATTTATCAGATAAGCGGCGGCGGACGGCTCGGGGCTTTTGATGCAAAGACAGGAAAAGAAGAATGGAGTTTTAACTTTAAAGATGAAGAAGTGGGAGGTTCCTCAGGTAACTGGGGTTTTGCCGAATCAGTCACAATAGACGGCGACAACTTAATATGCATGCCGGGAGGTTCTAAAGTACTTTGTGTCGCGCTTAACAAAAAAACAGGAAAACAAGTTTGGGCTACCGAAAGTATTAAAGATAATGCCTCTTATTGTTCGGGAATAATAGTAACTCATAAAGGTAAAAACGTACTTTTGACGATGAGCGCAAAATACGCTGTCGGAATAGACCCTAAAAACGGCAAACTCATCTGGAAATTCCCTTACTCCACTCCCTATGATGTGCACGCAACAACTCCGGTTTACAAAGACGGTTTTGTCTATATCACAAGCGGTTATGGCACTGAGGACAAAGCGCTAAAAATCAGCGATTCAGGAGATTCAGTTGAGGAAGCCTGGTCCGGAAAAAACATAGACAACCATCACGGCGGTGTTGTGATGCTGGACGGTTATATTTACGGCGCCGGGGATAAATACCGGGGCTGGCATTGTATAGACATTAAAACCGGCAAAGAGTTATGGAAGGCAAACGGTGTCGGTAAAGGCTCTGTAACCTACGCAGACGGTATGCTCTACTGCTACAGCGAAAAAGGCCAGGTAGCTCTTATCGAAGCCTCCACAAAAGGCTATAAAGAGACAGGGAACTTCAAACTCGAAAGCGAAGGCAGTGACCCTTTCTGGAACCACCCCGTAGTCACCGGAGGAAGGCTGTACCTGAGACACGAAAACGATCTCTTTGTTTATGAGGTAAAGAACAAATAAAAAACGTCCATAAAAGTCTATAAATGTCTGTAACGTCTATAAAAGTAAAAGGCGGGATAATCTCCCGCCTTTTTTATTATTATAATGTGAGTAACGTGGAACGCGAGTAAAATTATTCAAACAACCTTAATCAATCATCCCTCAAGATTTTAGACCTTATGAACCTTATAAACATTACAAACTTTATGAACTATATTTTTACTGCACTATCTTACTAAAATCCCCCATCTTCTTGAACATGAAATTGAGGTGCGTCAGCAGAGTTATCCTGTTATTTTTAACGGCATTATCTTTATCCATTACCATTACTTTTTCAAAGAAGGCATCAATATAGGGCATGAGTTCTTTTAAGACCTTGAACGCGGATACATAATCGCTATTTTCTATCATTTTAATAAAATCAAGTTTCCTTTTTTCTATTTTACCATGAAGATCCTTTTCCTCTTGCTCTTTAAAAAGGTGCGGGTTAGGCGCATCCGTCAAAGTCCCGTGCTCACCCCCCTTCTTGGAAATAATATTTATTACTCTGGAGAAGGTCGTTATTGCTTTATTAAAATCCGGCTCTTTCGAAAGATTGTTCAGCTCGGCTGCTTTTTTAAAAGTCAGAGTTACATTATCAAAATCAGAGGCCAGAACGGCATTTACCACATCATAACGGATTCCTTTATCAAGAAGGAGGTTTTCCATTCTTCCTTTCACAAACTCCATTATTTCATTAAGAACTTTTCCTTTCTGTACATTGATCTTGTCCGCGTAAGTATCCAGGGAAGCGTTGATCAACTCTTCAAGGTGCACCTCTATCTTTTTATTCAATATAATACTTACAACGCCAAGAGCATTTCTTCTAAGTCCGTACGGATCCTGCGAGCCGGAGGGAATAACGCCGATTGAAAAGCACCCGACGATAGTGTCTATTTTATCAAGAATGGCAAGTGCCATACCGGTTTCGGTCTTAGGAAGGCCATCTCCGAGAAACCGAGGGAGGTAGTGTTCTGAAATAGCCATGGCCACTTCTTTTTTTACCCCGTCAGCAAGCGCGTACTCCCTGCCCATCACACCCTGAAGCTCTGTAAACTCTCTGACCATACCTGTGTTAAGATCTATTTTTGAAAGTTCACAAGCTTTTTTAATATCATCATACTCGGACAATTTAAGGAGCTGCTTTGCTTCATTGGCAAGTTTGGCAAGTCTTTCTGTCTTGTCAAACATAGTACCCAGCTTATCCTGAAAAGAGACTGTTTTTAATTTAGGCAGCTTGCTTTCCAGTGTAGTTTTTCTGTCTTCGTTGAAGAAAAACTCTGCATCTTCAAATCTCGCCTTTAAAACCCTTGCATTACCGTCAATAATAACAGGAACCGCGGTATCTTTCCCGTTTTTCACGGCAATAAAGAACGGGAGGATCTTTTCTTTCTTTGAGCCCCTGACAGAAAAATACTTTTGTGTTTGCTCGATAACCTGGATCAATAGTTCTTCCGGCAAGGCAAGGTACTTTTCATCAAATCTCCCGAGCATTGCAGTCGGATACTCAACAGTATTTACATTTTCTTCCAGTATTACCGGTGAAATATTGGCAACTCCGCCCGCTTTTACGGCAAGAGCTTCCACCTGCTTTATAATCTCATTCTTTCTTTCTTCAAAATTCGCGATTACCGCTTTTTCACGCAGTACTGACAGATATTTAGAAGGTTCCATAACTACCGCGCTTTCCGGGCTCAATATTCTATGACCGTAAGTTTTATTGGATGATGTAACATCTGAGACGGTAAATTCTACCGTATCTTTCCCGAAAAGACAGAGCATTGAACGTATTGGTCTAGGAAAGCGGACTTCATCATGCCAGCGCATTGATTTAGGCCAATTAAGAGATAAAACAAGTTTCTTCATAAGTTCGGAAAGTACGGACTTAACTTCCTTACCTTTGATAAGTTTTTGAGCGCAGAGATATTCGCCTTTTGGCGTGGATTTTATTATAAGGTCCTTTACATCCATTCCATTTGTTTTAGCAAAGCCTAACCCCGCCTGCGTAGGTTTTCCCTCCGAATCAAAAGCCGCTTTTTTTGGCGGTCCCATAAGTTCAAGAGAGATATCCTCCTGTATTTCAGAAACACCGGTAACCAGAAGTGCAAAACGTCTCGGCGTAGAATAGCCGGTAACACCGCCCTCTATCTTTATCTTATTTTCCGAGAAAAGCTTGACAATATTATGCCCGAGCTGCTGCATAGCGGAAGCAATATAGCTTGCAGGTATCTCTTCCGTGCCTATTTCCAGTAATAGATCTTTACTCATCAGTTTCTCCGGTTTTCTTCAGATACCCTAAAGCGCATTTCCTTGCGATATTTCTTACCCGTCCAATATAATGCACTCTTTCCGTAACGCTTATGGCGCCCCGGGCATCCAGCAAGTTAAAAGTATGAGAACATTTTAATACATAGTCATACGCGGGTAAAGCGTAACCCAGTTTTAGAAGCGCTTTTGCCTCTTTTTCGTACATATCAAACAGCTGCGCCAGCATTCCGGTATCAGCCAGCTTAAAATTATAATTAGAGAATTCTACTTCCGACCTGTGAGCCACTTCGCCGTACGTCACACCTTTGTTCCACTCTATATCAAATATGGATTTTTTCTTCTGGATGAACATAGCAATACGTTCCAACCCGTAGGTGATCTCAGAAGAAATTGGTTTTAGATCAATACTTCCCATCTGCTGGAAATAAGTAAACTGGGTTATTTCTAAACCGTCCAGACGCACTTCCCACCCGAGTCCCCAGGCGCCGAGAGTCGGAGATTCCCAGTCATCTTCAAGGAAACGGATATCATGTTCATCCTTACTTATACCAAGTTCTTTCAAGCTGGCAAGATAGATATCCTGAATATCTTTGGGCGAGGGTTTTATTATGACCTGATACTGCTGAAAACATTGAAGGCGGTTCGGATTTTCCCCGTATCTTCCGTCAGTAGGACGCCTTGAGGGCTCCACATAAGAAACCTTAACGGGCTTTTCCCCGAGTACATTAAAAAAAGTAGCCGGATTAGAGGTTCCCGCCCCTTTTTCCATATCATAAGGCTGGACTATAACACAGCCGTAATCGGACCAGAATTTATTCAAATTAAATATAATCTCTTGAAAATACATGGTTTTACTCCAATACCGTTTTTTGTTAAACCGACAGCTAATCCGTACAGTAAGATTCTACTGATACAAGCTAAATTCGAAGCATTAAACTCGTCCGCTGAAAGCGAGATCTCGCCAAAGGCGGAAAACTCGAAACAAAACCGACAATAAACCATCTTCTTTGTTGTTTCTTTTTCCTTTTCGAATTTGTTTCGAATTTCGTATTTCTAATTTTTCACTTTGTACTTATCTTCCATACTTACTTAATATATATAACGCCTTTAAAATCTTTTATCAAACTTTCCCCGTTTTTCCCCTGCGCTACTTTTGCCACTCTGAAAATATAACTGGAATGGGGTTCCCAACCGTTTTTTGCTTCTATGTTTAATATATCATAATTGTCGGGGGAACTCCAAAGGAAAACAACTTCTGTTTTTGGTTCGATACTGACAAATTTTTCTGTTTCCTCATGATTCATTACCGTATTAAAAATAATTTTAATTCCGCTCTTTGGATCTACATTCATACTGCCTTCCCCGGGCTGCATATAGGAAACCCTGCAGGATTCGGTCTTAAATTTGAATTTATACGGCTCTTTTAGTTTTTTATCGTACAAATCCACAACACTGTCGGCTATATTAATAGTATATTCTGTACTTACATTAAAATACGGTTTATGCTTCATTATGCAATATTCAATATTAGTATCATCTATTTTCCATACCAGCTCCGCCGTAATATCAGGCTTCAATGAAATTGCTTTTTCCACCGTTTCTTTCTTCACATTACTGTTAAAAAAAACATAAGGAAATCCGCTGGTTAAAATATTTTTCTCTTCATCCTTGGGCCAGGTAGTCATAACTTTTAACGGTTCAGTAGTAAAATTTACAATTACATCCGCGCCAAGAGTTCCGCCTGTCCCTCCCTTTAGATCTTTTTTCAGAGTAACCGTAAAAGCAGTATCTGAGGGCAGGAATTTCTCTGCAGTAAAGCTTATCTGATTCTCCTTATTATCCTTTAACAGCAGCCGGCCCTTTAAACCGGGATATACTATGATATTTGAAGGAGTAACGCTATTTTTATCCACAGGGAAATTAAAATAAAATTCCAGAGATCTATTTGAAGGCGAATGGAGTTTTGAGTCAGCCGGAACCGACCCAATAAACTTCATTCCGCCGGTAGTAAAAGTAAATGGTTCCGCTTTTACAAGTTTTTTGCCGTCTATAGCAACGGCGCCTTCTTTAAAACTCACTTTATATTGCGTATTCGGTTTTATCGGATTTTCTTCTGCCAGGGTATCGCATTTGACAATAAGACGCCGGGAGCCGACCCAGGAAACCGAGAACCTGACAACCGGAGTAATTATCACAGCTTTTTCAACACTATCTTTATCCATAGGTTTTGAGAAATCGAAAGCCATAAACATATTTGTATTACCTGCCTCAAGTTCGCTTATACCGAAAGTATTCGGGATCTGCACATCAAGAGCTCCTCTTTCCGGTTTACTCCTTGTAATTCTGGGATAAGCTGTATCAAAGTCAGGCTTAAGTATAATATCGCCAAGCTTTTGATTTTTATTTTTTTCTACTTTCACCCCTTCTTTCGCCACAGGATAATACTCTTCTGCTTTAGCAAGCAGCTTGTAACTCCCTACCGGTACCATCATAAAACTAAACTCACCTTTTTCATTGGTCTTAACCGCTATTTCTACTTTATCCTGCCGGATGATTACCGTTGAGCCCTCATGGTAATAGGATTCTTCCAGTAATGCCCGGCCGGAGATACTTCCTGTTTCGGACACAGAATAACTACCCTTAGTACCCGTTATATCAGCAGCACTGCCCTCAGGCACGCCGGATTTAACTTCAGTTTTTTCAAAAGTCCCTTTTTCAACAGATTGGGTTTTAATATCTTTTCTCTCAACTTTGCTGTCCGGATTAAATTTATTACTGCCAAATTGATTTTTATTTTCAGGATAATATATCTTTCTATCCTCATTTGTATTTCTAACCGGGGTTTCCAAAGAAGCGGAGCCGGAACTGTCCTCCGAAGTACTTTCCCCGCTTGACTCAGCCTTTTCTGAAGTGGATTTTGAGAAGATAACGAAATATGACCCTGTAATAATCACCGCAGCAACCGCTGCTATCAAAATGTAGTCTTTGATTGCCGCAAAAAAAACAGCTATGTTAAAACTATTATTTTTCAACCTTTAACCTTTTAAAAATTATTTTTTTATGATAACATATAACAAATTACAGTTATTGTACTAAATACTTCTTTTAAAGTAAAGGAGCTTTTATGAAAAAATTGATATTTCTAGTCATTCTAGGGGCCCTGATATATTCAGCTTATCTATACTTTGTTAAACACCAAAACCCTCTGACAGCTTTCGAAAAAAAAGGTACAGCAACAGAAACCGTAACAACTAAAACAAGCGAGACCAAGAATCACCTGATTTTCAACCTGGAGATCGGAAAATATGTCACCGTAAAATCAGCAATTATACCTGCCGGAGAAATCCGGCTGCTGGGAGTTGACGAAGCAAACCAATCATGCATGGTATCAATATATAAGAGTCCGGGAACGGTATCTAAAGGTATGGATCTCCGAAAAATAGTAAAAAATAAATGGACCCTTGAAGTCAGGCTCATAAGCGTTAAGGGTTCAAGCGCTATTTTATCAATAGCTCCCATTACCAACCCGGATGACGCACTGACTATAATAAACCCTTCCGAAACAAACTCCGGAAAATCAACGGGCACAGCTGCAGACGGGAAAGAATATATTAT includes:
- a CDS encoding glycine--tRNA ligase subunit beta, whose translation is MSKDLLLEIGTEEIPASYIASAMQQLGHNIVKLFSENKIKIEGGVTGYSTPRRFALLVTGVSEIQEDISLELMGPPKKAAFDSEGKPTQAGLGFAKTNGMDVKDLIIKSTPKGEYLCAQKLIKGKEVKSVLSELMKKLVLSLNWPKSMRWHDEVRFPRPIRSMLCLFGKDTVEFTVSDVTSSNKTYGHRILSPESAVVMEPSKYLSVLREKAVIANFEERKNEIIKQVEALAVKAGGVANISPVILEENVNTVEYPTAMLGRFDEKYLALPEELLIQVIEQTQKYFSVRGSKKEKILPFFIAVKNGKDTAVPVIIDGNARVLKARFEDAEFFFNEDRKTTLESKLPKLKTVSFQDKLGTMFDKTERLAKLANEAKQLLKLSEYDDIKKACELSKIDLNTGMVREFTELQGVMGREYALADGVKKEVAMAISEHYLPRFLGDGLPKTETGMALAILDKIDTIVGCFSIGVIPSGSQDPYGLRRNALGVVSIILNKKIEVHLEELINASLDTYADKINVQKGKVLNEIMEFVKGRMENLLLDKGIRYDVVNAVLASDFDNVTLTFKKAAELNNLSKEPDFNKAITTFSRVINIISKKGGEHGTLTDAPNPHLFKEQEEKDLHGKIEKRKLDFIKMIENSDYVSAFKVLKELMPYIDAFFEKVMVMDKDNAVKNNRITLLTHLNFMFKKMGDFSKIVQ
- a CDS encoding glycine--tRNA ligase subunit alpha; its protein translation is MYFQEIIFNLNKFWSDYGCVIVQPYDMEKGAGTSNPATFFNVLGEKPVKVSYVEPSRRPTDGRYGENPNRLQCFQQYQVIIKPSPKDIQDIYLASLKELGISKDEHDIRFLEDDWESPTLGAWGLGWEVRLDGLEITQFTYFQQMGSIDLKPISSEITYGLERIAMFIQKKKSIFDIEWNKGVTYGEVAHRSEVEFSNYNFKLADTGMLAQLFDMYEKEAKALLKLGYALPAYDYVLKCSHTFNLLDARGAISVTERVHYIGRVRNIARKCALGYLKKTGETDE